The genomic DNA TCTCCTCCATCAGCTGAAAGACATAGAAGCACGAGGAGACAGCCGGATTGAAGCCCAACGCGGCAGAGGTGGTCTTGAGGCCACGCCCGTCTCGATCACACTGCTGGCCAGGGGTCTGGCTTGGTTGGGGCAAGGCTACCCACTCCGCGGTGGCAGGGTTGCAGACGACGTAGCAAGGATGCCGATCGCCTTCTCCCGGGCAGCGCAGGAGCAGGAGCCCGTTGCGGGAGTCGAGGATGTCGATCTCGCCATGGCTGGgtggaaggaaggagagagccGTGTCGACCAAGGGAGGAGACTGCTGGATGGCGATGAAGCTCCAGGACgagggcgcggaggcggagtgCGGGCGGGAGAAGACGAAGAAGCCGGAGAGGGTGTGGGCGAACCTGGCGCGGTGGGCGGGGTCGGAGATGAG from Setaria italica strain Yugu1 chromosome VII, Setaria_italica_v2.0, whole genome shotgun sequence includes the following:
- the LOC101777533 gene encoding putative F-box/kelch-repeat protein At1g15680 — encoded protein: MEKGSPNQAAAGLPDDLIVEILARLPAGPLCRCKCVSQSWRALISDPAHRARFAHTLSGFFVFSRPHSASAPSSWSFIAIQQSPPLVDTALSFLPPSHGEIDILDSRNGLLLLRCPGEGDRHPCYVVCNPATAEWVALPQPSQTPGQQCDRDGRGLKTTSAALGFNPAVSSCFYVFQLMEEKWVYNNVNVIRAVEIYSSETGAWISRLSGWKDRLVFFAGNKTYFKGFLYSTSFFEDFSNGINDAFTRIWCAELNLDIPVCG